In Alteribacillus bidgolensis, a genomic segment contains:
- a CDS encoding CHRD domain-containing protein has protein sequence MEKFIAELRGQNEVPPVKTDAFGVAKFLANEDGTKIKFELEVNNIRNFIQAHIHFGARDENGPVLVFLFGADLATLEDQNGITTRRGVVTGVITDKDIVPNDAGVKNVNDLLILMRKELTYVNAHTEQNPGGEIRGQIIPLRNRY, from the coding sequence ATGGAGAAATTTATCGCTGAGTTAAGAGGGCAAAACGAAGTACCTCCAGTAAAGACAGATGCTTTTGGAGTAGCTAAATTTCTCGCTAATGAGGATGGTACAAAAATTAAATTTGAGCTAGAAGTCAACAATATTAGAAATTTCATTCAAGCGCATATTCACTTTGGAGCCCGCGATGAAAATGGACCCGTTCTCGTCTTCCTTTTTGGGGCTGACCTAGCGACTTTAGAAGATCAAAATGGGATAACCACTCGCCGAGGAGTAGTTACGGGAGTTATTACAGATAAGGATATCGTTCCTAATGACGCAGGTGTAAAAAATGTCAATGACTTACTAATACTGATGCGAAAAGAATTGACGTATGTAAATGCTCATACCGAACAAAATCCTGGTGGTGAAATTAGAGGGCAAATTATTCCCCTTCGCAACAGATACTAA
- a CDS encoding sugar phosphate isomerase/epimerase family protein — protein sequence MKWSMATVSFRYSLYSFEELLELAKASGFQGVELWEPHLLRSEQDFDIPQHHQKDIHILVLSGYMDLTNFSNSYSYNWLNDIKKKLEQCQSLHIPLLRLFSGSLSSHDMNWMQWKQWLDRVNQIDTLAKEYNVQVVFETHPNTLLDDYYSVCYFVDEIEKNQWNHIGINFDTFHVWEFGKDPLDCLKQWYPHVKHVHLKNAKQQTNDFVFSNIYHPIGNYRDLCSISEGIVDTEPLVKYLQSQSYDAAATLEWFGHPDLEFMKNEIRYLNEIIEQQEKLVVQFANYYK from the coding sequence ATGAAATGGTCAATGGCAACTGTTTCGTTTCGGTATAGTCTGTATTCTTTTGAAGAGTTATTAGAGCTTGCAAAAGCGAGTGGTTTTCAAGGAGTTGAATTATGGGAACCGCATTTGTTAAGAAGCGAACAAGACTTTGATATCCCCCAACATCACCAAAAAGATATTCATATTTTGGTTTTAAGTGGCTATATGGATTTAACAAACTTCTCGAATAGTTATTCTTATAACTGGTTAAATGACATAAAGAAGAAGTTAGAACAGTGTCAGTCCCTTCATATTCCCCTTTTGCGTTTGTTTAGCGGTTCTTTATCAAGCCACGACATGAATTGGATGCAATGGAAACAATGGCTTGATAGAGTGAACCAGATTGACACTCTGGCTAAGGAATATAATGTCCAAGTTGTTTTTGAGACCCATCCTAATACCCTTCTAGATGATTACTACAGTGTTTGTTACTTCGTTGATGAAATCGAAAAAAATCAATGGAATCATATCGGTATTAATTTTGATACTTTCCATGTTTGGGAATTTGGAAAAGACCCATTAGATTGCCTCAAGCAGTGGTACCCTCACGTTAAACATGTTCATTTAAAAAATGCAAAACAACAAACCAACGATTTTGTCTTTTCAAACATTTATCATCCAATAGGAAATTATCGTGATCTTTGTTCAATTAGTGAAGGAATTGTCGACACTGAGCCTTTAGTCAAATATCTACAATCGCAATCATACGACGCAGCCGCTACATTAGAATGGTTTGGACATCCAGATTTAGAATTTATGAAAAATGAAATTCGTTATCTAAATGAAATTATTGAGCAGCAGGAGAAACTAGTTGTTCAGTTTGCTAACTATTATAAATAG
- a CDS encoding UbiD family decarboxylase domain-containing protein has protein sequence MTLYELLLYRINEYDGGFYLVKASIVSHDPCEPNDFNKQNVGIYRLKVHRPDLLLLMSVPSHDIGRQIAALLWCFRNKDSRSIKMGEDDGHS, from the coding sequence ATTACCCTTTATGAGTTGCTTTTATATCGAATTAATGAATATGACGGTGGATTTTATCTAGTAAAAGCAAGTATTGTTTCTCATGATCCATGTGAGCCAAATGATTTTAATAAACAGAATGTAGGAATTTATCGTTTGAAGGTTCATAGACCAGACTTGTTATTGTTAATGTCCGTCCCTAGTCACGATATTGGAAGACAAATTGCAGCGCTCCTTTGGTGTTTTAGGAATAAGGATTCTAGAAGCATTAAAATGGGCGAAGACGACGGTCATTCTTGA
- a CDS encoding SHOCT domain-containing protein: protein MPNDEGIATKASQGYRVMKRTGKYQVLVLLNTQPTTNELDPVVKLEKLAKLKDLGILTEEELQIQKQKLLHS, encoded by the coding sequence ATGCCAAATGATGAGGGAATAGCGACAAAAGCCAGTCAAGGATATCGTGTAATGAAACGTACAGGTAAGTATCAAGTATTGGTGTTGCTTAATACTCAACCTACAACAAATGAGCTTGACCCTGTGGTGAAACTGGAAAAACTAGCAAAGTTAAAAGACCTAGGGATTCTTACGGAAGAAGAGCTTCAAATTCAAAAACAAAAGCTATTACATTCATGA
- a CDS encoding NADPH-dependent FMN reductase, translated as MNKIAIIIGSTRPGRKGKVIGEWVYEIANQRSDADFEIVDIADYDLPLLDEPMGAASGQYTKQHTKDWSKKIDTFDGFIFVKPEYNHATSPALKNALDYLYKEWNNKAAGFVGYGSAGATTAVENLRMIMAELQVADVRAQVRLSLFTDFENFNAFKPASYQEKSVHAMLDQVIAWSSALSVLR; from the coding sequence ATGAACAAGATAGCAATAATTATTGGAAGCACACGCCCGGGTCGCAAAGGTAAGGTTATCGGGGAGTGGGTATACGAGATAGCAAATCAACGCAGTGACGCCGATTTCGAAATTGTGGACATAGCAGACTATGATTTACCATTACTTGACGAACCAATGGGGGCAGCTTCAGGCCAGTATACAAAGCAACATACTAAGGATTGGTCCAAAAAAATAGATACTTTTGATGGTTTTATCTTCGTCAAACCCGAATATAACCATGCAACGTCTCCCGCTCTGAAGAACGCCCTGGATTATTTGTATAAGGAATGGAACAATAAAGCAGCTGGCTTTGTTGGGTATGGATCCGCAGGGGCTACAACTGCGGTTGAAAATCTACGTATGATTATGGCTGAATTGCAGGTCGCCGACGTTCGTGCTCAGGTTCGACTTTCGCTCTTTACCGATTTTGAGAATTTTAACGCGTTTAAACCAGCTTCATATCAGGAAAAATCAGTTCATGCCATGCTTGATCAGGTCATTGCCTGGAGCAGTGCATTGAGTGTTCTGCGATGA
- a CDS encoding arylamine N-acetyltransferase family protein yields MNLNQYLKRIGASNPSKTELSYLSHLQQQHVRKVPFENLDVISHYPLSLQIADLYHKIVVQERGGICHELNGLFHHLITNLGFQAHLHAATTHIGTGWFPIENTHVFNLVLLNNKHYLVDVGLGGKSPAKPVPLTGEEIKDVDGWYRVIREEDVFYLQKKANKDWNILYCFTTVKKELQDFEPICQWMQTSPESPFNKRLLLSKVNEKGRVTLAGNSLTIVKENEKTKKKLKVNEIRDKIKHYFGLNDSFQLNDAIVE; encoded by the coding sequence ATGAACTTAAATCAATATTTAAAGCGTATTGGTGCCAGCAACCCTTCAAAGACTGAATTATCCTACCTTTCCCATCTCCAACAACAACACGTCCGAAAAGTGCCCTTTGAAAATCTGGATGTAATCAGTCATTATCCGTTGTCATTGCAGATTGCGGATCTCTATCATAAAATTGTCGTTCAAGAACGAGGTGGTATTTGTCATGAATTAAATGGTCTCTTTCATCATTTGATCACAAATCTGGGCTTTCAAGCACATCTGCATGCGGCAACCACGCATATTGGGACTGGATGGTTCCCCATTGAAAACACCCATGTGTTTAATCTCGTTTTGTTAAACAATAAACATTATTTGGTTGATGTTGGCTTGGGTGGTAAATCACCAGCCAAACCTGTTCCATTAACAGGTGAAGAAATAAAGGATGTCGATGGTTGGTATCGTGTGATTCGTGAAGAGGATGTGTTCTATCTTCAGAAAAAAGCAAATAAGGATTGGAACATTTTGTACTGCTTTACAACTGTGAAAAAGGAGTTACAAGATTTCGAGCCAATTTGCCAATGGATGCAAACGTCTCCTGAGTCACCTTTCAACAAGCGATTGCTTCTATCAAAAGTTAATGAAAAAGGTCGAGTAACACTGGCCGGAAATTCCCTGACGATTGTTAAGGAGAACGAAAAAACAAAAAAGAAATTGAAGGTTAATGAGATAAGGGATAAGATAAAACATTACTTTGGACTGAATGATAGTTTTCAATTAAATGATGCAATCGTTGAGTAA
- a CDS encoding TetR/AcrR family transcriptional regulator — protein sequence MRYVNVGNGKLNTSDKILLVAIDLMAEKGFKTVTTKEIATAAGISEMTLYRHFGSKKNLLEQGIDRFHYTWEMQKLFKEKLVWDLQTDLLLISKTYHEVMSRNGKMFLITLKERHNLPGIQKKMKNYPQQLKEMLTDYFTRMQVRGKMIPTNPETQAMSFIWMNYGAFMTNLIADEPFTDVSMEEFMTTSVALFARGLTP from the coding sequence ATGAGGTATGTGAACGTCGGAAACGGTAAACTTAATACAAGCGATAAAATTTTATTAGTTGCAATCGATTTAATGGCTGAGAAAGGGTTCAAAACGGTAACCACGAAAGAAATAGCCACTGCGGCAGGTATAAGTGAGATGACCTTGTATCGCCATTTTGGGAGCAAGAAAAATCTGTTGGAGCAAGGAATAGACCGGTTTCATTATACGTGGGAGATGCAAAAATTATTTAAAGAAAAACTGGTATGGGATTTACAAACTGATTTGCTTCTCATCAGTAAAACGTATCACGAGGTCATGAGTCGCAATGGAAAAATGTTTCTTATTACACTAAAGGAACGTCACAATTTACCTGGTATACAAAAGAAAATGAAGAATTATCCGCAGCAGCTAAAAGAAATGTTAACGGATTATTTTACGAGAATGCAAGTACGGGGCAAAATGATCCCAACGAATCCGGAGACGCAGGCTATGTCGTTTATTTGGATGAACTACGGTGCGTTTATGACAAATCTAATTGCCGACGAACCTTTTACAGACGTGTCAATGGAAGAATTTATGACAACGAGTGTCGCTTTATTTGCTAGGGGATTAACCCCCTAG
- a CDS encoding NADH:flavin oxidoreductase, with the protein MSKYSNLFSTFQLESLKLPNRAVLSPMTRTSAEPSGLANERMVRYYTRFTKGGFGLIITEGIYPDTVNSQSYENQPGIANDAQAESWRPVIQAVQREGGKIVAQLMHAGALVQHDRFTSIAPSAVKPVGKMLEDHGGSGEFAVPKEMTQEEIRKAIDSFAQAALRAKQIGFDGVEVHAANGYLLDQFITDYTNHRTDEYGGSTKRRIRIVVEVLEAIRAVVGPDYMVGVRISQGKVNDFHHKWANGETDAKIIFEQLAAASPSYIHTTEYKAFVPAFVEDGPTLAKLAKRYSGLPVIANGKLGEPEAAKLLIESGDADLIAIGTSALVNPDWVNKVQEGKKLIPFDHHFLHPIATLKEEEVIV; encoded by the coding sequence ATGAGTAAATATTCCAATCTTTTTTCTACATTCCAATTAGAGTCCCTGAAATTGCCGAATCGGGCGGTACTATCGCCGATGACCCGAACAAGTGCAGAACCGTCCGGGCTCGCAAATGAACGTATGGTCCGTTATTATACTCGTTTTACGAAAGGTGGGTTCGGTCTCATTATCACGGAAGGCATCTATCCCGATACAGTGAACAGTCAAAGTTATGAGAACCAACCCGGCATAGCCAATGATGCACAAGCTGAGTCGTGGAGACCTGTCATTCAGGCGGTTCAACGCGAAGGAGGAAAAATTGTCGCACAGTTAATGCATGCGGGTGCACTTGTTCAGCATGACAGATTTACGTCAATCGCTCCGTCAGCAGTAAAACCTGTGGGTAAGATGCTCGAAGATCATGGAGGGAGCGGAGAGTTCGCTGTTCCGAAAGAGATGACCCAAGAGGAAATCCGAAAAGCAATCGACAGCTTCGCACAAGCTGCTCTCCGTGCTAAACAGATTGGCTTCGATGGGGTGGAAGTCCATGCAGCGAATGGCTACCTGCTCGATCAATTCATCACCGATTATACGAACCATCGAACAGATGAATATGGCGGTTCAACGAAGCGACGAATCCGCATCGTTGTGGAAGTGCTGGAAGCCATTCGTGCTGTTGTCGGCCCAGATTACATGGTAGGTGTTCGTATCTCACAAGGGAAAGTAAACGATTTTCATCACAAATGGGCAAACGGAGAGACGGATGCGAAGATTATTTTTGAACAATTAGCAGCTGCATCCCCAAGTTACATCCATACGACCGAATATAAGGCGTTTGTCCCAGCTTTCGTGGAGGATGGACCGACGCTTGCCAAGCTAGCTAAGCGATACAGTGGCCTTCCCGTTATCGCCAATGGCAAATTGGGAGAACCGGAGGCAGCAAAGCTCCTCATTGAGTCGGGAGATGCTGATCTTATCGCAATCGGAACGAGTGCATTGGTCAATCCGGACTGGGTGAACAAAGTACAAGAAGGTAAAAAGTTAATCCCTTTCGACCATCATTTCTTGCACCCTATAGCGACACTGAAAGAAGAAGAAGTTATAGTCTGA
- a CDS encoding LysR family transcriptional regulator — translation MELTDLKMYMAIIEEGSITRAAEKLGYVQSNITMRVRKLESELGAQLFQRNPKGVIPTEKGLVFSNYASDILLRMDEAIRAVKEPDYPCGPLVIGVVETVASSGPFIRALSKFQSKYPEVALSLITGTSPVNYEKVLNRQLDGAFFTGEFDLSQLQVAYEIREEVVLLTAADENEPAIFPDVENTAWVVFSKGCPLRATIEDWLHGVGATPTNIVEISTLETMLNCVRAGIGYTLLTKSAAAVNDDRLRAHPVPEQYKFATTRLVSRKEQFHSKTFAAFADCVRETGI, via the coding sequence ATGGAGTTAACCGATTTAAAAATGTATATGGCGATCATAGAGGAGGGCAGCATAACCCGTGCGGCAGAGAAACTGGGCTACGTTCAGTCGAACATTACAATGCGGGTTCGCAAGCTGGAGTCGGAGCTTGGCGCCCAGCTTTTTCAGAGAAATCCGAAAGGCGTAATACCAACTGAGAAGGGGCTCGTCTTCAGTAATTATGCCTCGGATATTTTGCTTAGGATGGACGAGGCCATCAGGGCTGTAAAAGAACCAGATTACCCATGCGGACCGCTTGTGATCGGTGTTGTGGAGACGGTCGCTTCCTCTGGGCCATTTATTCGTGCGTTATCCAAGTTTCAAAGCAAATACCCCGAAGTTGCGTTATCACTGATCACTGGGACGTCGCCGGTTAATTACGAGAAAGTGTTGAATCGCCAGTTGGATGGAGCATTCTTTACGGGCGAATTCGACTTATCCCAGTTGCAAGTCGCCTATGAGATTCGAGAAGAAGTCGTACTTCTGACTGCCGCTGATGAAAATGAACCTGCAATTTTTCCGGACGTTGAGAATACAGCATGGGTTGTATTTTCGAAGGGCTGCCCTTTACGTGCAACCATCGAAGATTGGCTTCACGGTGTCGGTGCAACCCCCACGAACATCGTTGAGATCAGCACGCTAGAGACGATGCTGAACTGCGTAAGAGCAGGAATCGGGTACACGCTTCTAACTAAATCGGCCGCTGCTGTGAACGATGATCGCTTACGGGCTCATCCGGTTCCGGAACAGTACAAATTCGCAACAACACGACTGGTTTCCCGAAAAGAACAGTTTCATAGCAAAACGTTCGCTGCATTTGCAGACTGTGTCAGAGAGACGGGAATTTGA
- a CDS encoding sulfotransferase family 2 domain-containing protein codes for MFSKKKQEVIKRLITHTLPLCSKEELPLIFFWTPKSGCTSLIKWYFFQLGLLQQAIDYNDAYSIHQYRIKVFETQEDYKVKIAEQLLRGKKDVFKLVRNPYKRTVSSFLSTLNNKVLMSQVAPGAHNGLSFKQFLYQIKKLGVGKGSINLHIAQQYIEEEELFIKNYIPLENFESEIKAIEKKYNLLDSPILDIMQSPHHRAQKMTNKNNKIFAEINMSQESLKKPLPDYKYFYDAETIDLVRELFKKDIINYGYDQHILN; via the coding sequence GTGTTTTCAAAAAAAAAACAAGAAGTCATTAAAAGGCTAATTACCCACACACTACCATTATGTTCGAAAGAAGAATTACCGTTAATATTTTTTTGGACTCCAAAGAGTGGATGTACGTCACTGATAAAGTGGTATTTTTTCCAATTAGGATTACTTCAACAAGCAATTGATTATAATGATGCCTATTCCATCCATCAATATAGAATAAAAGTATTTGAAACACAAGAAGATTATAAGGTTAAAATTGCCGAGCAACTTTTAAGGGGAAAAAAAGATGTCTTTAAACTTGTTCGTAATCCTTATAAAAGAACAGTCAGTTCTTTTTTATCTACGTTAAATAATAAAGTTTTAATGAGTCAAGTCGCTCCCGGGGCACATAACGGTTTATCTTTTAAACAATTTTTATATCAGATTAAAAAATTGGGAGTCGGAAAAGGCTCAATAAATCTTCACATTGCCCAACAATATATTGAAGAAGAAGAATTATTTATTAAAAATTATATACCATTAGAAAATTTCGAGAGTGAAATAAAAGCAATTGAAAAAAAATATAACCTATTAGATTCTCCTATTCTAGACATCATGCAGTCCCCGCATCATAGAGCACAAAAAATGACCAATAAAAACAATAAGATATTCGCTGAGATTAATATGTCCCAAGAATCATTAAAGAAACCTTTACCGGATTATAAATATTTTTATGATGCTGAAACTATAGATCTAGTGAGAGAACTATTTAAAAAAGATATTATAAATTATGGATATGATCAACATATCTTGAATTAA
- a CDS encoding replication initiation protein, which yields MSNLEHRELKSIVTKSNELIQASYRLGLTEQRIILYLVSKIQPTDEEFKTYTLSIKSLHDILGLKGNPKYSELKEITRDLMKKVFQVHMNGSLYQMSWLSSVVYNDDKGTVSLRFDPVLKPFLLELKKNFTSYKYENIVKLRSSYSIRIYELLKQYERLKERYFTVEDFRSILGLENQYKTYGNLKNRVIKPAKKELENFSDLRFDLEEVKTGRKVTGIKFLIEKNDMGTNPSPQNLETSLFINKVETFAQKYKFKISEEEIYHWLIYKEKVLELMEQIDNKKDVKSPLHYINKVIGYTKDRKSNTPADKAIPSHSQLISDFVNRYKGEMGSVPKWSIEEEFKKFMKDAGVTDEDLDLLLEKQRNEIIELTQNTIARNRRKRA from the coding sequence TTGTCGAATCTTGAGCATAGAGAGTTAAAGTCTATTGTTACAAAAAGTAACGAGTTGATTCAAGCTTCCTATAGACTTGGTTTAACCGAGCAGCGCATTATATTATATTTAGTTAGTAAAATTCAGCCAACGGACGAAGAGTTTAAAACATACACTCTATCAATAAAAAGCCTTCACGACATATTAGGATTGAAAGGAAATCCCAAGTATAGCGAACTTAAAGAAATTACGAGAGATCTTATGAAAAAAGTATTTCAAGTACATATGAATGGAAGTTTGTATCAAATGAGTTGGTTATCTTCTGTTGTTTACAATGATGATAAAGGCACAGTAAGTCTACGTTTTGATCCAGTGTTAAAACCGTTCCTATTAGAATTGAAGAAAAATTTCACTAGTTATAAGTATGAAAACATAGTAAAGCTTCGTTCCTCTTATTCTATTCGAATTTACGAATTATTAAAGCAGTATGAGCGTCTTAAAGAAAGATATTTTACCGTTGAAGATTTTAGAAGTATTTTAGGTTTGGAAAACCAATATAAAACTTATGGAAACCTAAAAAACCGGGTGATAAAACCTGCAAAAAAAGAATTAGAAAATTTTTCAGACCTAAGATTTGATTTAGAGGAAGTTAAGACAGGAAGAAAAGTAACAGGAATAAAATTTCTAATCGAAAAAAATGATATGGGTACAAATCCTTCTCCTCAAAATTTAGAAACTAGTTTATTTATAAATAAGGTTGAAACGTTTGCACAAAAATATAAATTTAAAATTAGTGAAGAAGAGATATATCATTGGTTGATTTACAAAGAGAAAGTACTTGAATTAATGGAACAAATCGACAATAAAAAAGACGTAAAAAGCCCATTACACTACATAAATAAAGTAATAGGTTATACAAAAGATAGAAAGTCAAATACGCCAGCGGATAAAGCTATACCATCACATTCGCAGTTGATTTCAGATTTTGTTAATAGGTATAAAGGAGAGATGGGATCTGTACCTAAATGGTCCATCGAAGAGGAATTCAAGAAATTTATGAAAGACGCGGGAGTTACTGATGAAGATCTTGACCTCTTACTGGAAAAACAAAGAAATGAAATTATAGAACTTACACAAAATACAATAGCTCGTAATAGAAGAAAGAGGGCTTAA
- a CDS encoding ABC transporter substrate-binding protein has protein sequence MKRFFCLILAVTLTSSLILVGCSNGSGSIANTRVIGTIKFADPGWDSIRVHNEIARIIIEEGYGYKTEVRPGSETASLFAISTGSMDVFMEIWTGSYPDQYGSAIENSEIIEASVNLDDTQQGLYVPTYVIEGDLERGIEPIAPDLESIHDLPEYWELFKDPDNPSKGRIYGAIPGWNAHKVFQEKMENYGLFKTFNYYEPDSQTALNRSLIKLYESGKPWVGYQWEPSWIVGLYDMTKLKDEPYNHKDWLDGYRTEFPSQRLTIAVHKKLPEQVPKVYEFLSNYSTNSEITTNFLAYMEKNDATPHEAAEWFLKEYEEVWTTWVPSDISEKVKAKLK, from the coding sequence ATGAAAAGATTTTTTTGCTTGATTCTTGCAGTGACTCTTACTTCATCGTTGATCTTAGTAGGTTGCAGCAATGGTAGTGGTTCCATAGCAAACACTAGAGTTATTGGGACAATTAAGTTTGCTGATCCGGGTTGGGATAGTATTAGGGTGCACAACGAGATCGCAAGAATTATTATTGAAGAAGGTTATGGGTATAAAACAGAAGTACGTCCAGGATCTGAAACAGCTTCACTTTTTGCGATAAGCACGGGAAGTATGGATGTTTTTATGGAGATTTGGACAGGAAGTTACCCAGACCAATATGGATCGGCCATTGAAAATAGTGAAATTATAGAAGCATCTGTAAACTTAGATGATACACAACAAGGCCTATATGTTCCCACTTATGTTATTGAAGGGGATCTAGAGCGTGGTATTGAACCTATTGCTCCTGATTTAGAATCAATTCATGATTTGCCTGAATATTGGGAACTATTTAAAGATCCAGATAACCCAAGCAAAGGACGTATTTATGGTGCGATTCCAGGATGGAATGCTCATAAAGTCTTCCAAGAAAAAATGGAAAACTACGGATTATTCAAGACTTTTAATTATTATGAACCAGATTCTCAAACAGCGTTAAATAGATCACTCATTAAACTCTATGAAAGTGGCAAACCATGGGTAGGCTACCAATGGGAACCGTCATGGATTGTTGGATTGTATGATATGACCAAATTAAAAGACGAACCATACAACCACAAAGATTGGTTAGATGGGTATCGTACAGAGTTCCCTTCGCAAAGATTAACGATTGCAGTTCACAAAAAGCTACCAGAACAAGTACCAAAAGTTTATGAATTTCTAAGCAACTATTCTACAAATAGTGAAATTACGACTAACTTTTTAGCTTATATGGAGAAAAACGATGCAACTCCACATGAGGCGGCTGAATGGTTTCTAAAAGAATATGAAGAGGTATGGACTACCTGGGTTCCGAGTGACATAAGTGAAAAAGTAAAAGCAAAGCTTAAATAA